The genomic window CGGAAAGGCAATTGTTTTGAGTTTGCTACTGCTTTTTCGTTAGAAAGATAATCGCATACTTTTTGGATATGAAAACCAGAAACATTCGCTTCTAAGATATTTCGTAAGTTACGCAACAAAGCCATGTAACCTATTTTACCGCTATCAATCAATTCCTCCCATTTTTGAGTAAATGCTTTTTGTTTTTCAAATTCGTTATAAAACTTTATTTGACCTAATTGCGACAACTCAGTTTCCCAAGTATATGGCGTTTGCAAAGTGTTACTCACAACTTTATTAAAAATGGTTTGTTGCGCTTCGTCTTTTGCTTTTGGGTGAACCAAAAACAAAGCATCTTTTAATTTCACCGCACCATCGCGATTGTATTTGGCAAACTGGTATTCGTCAAATTTATTGAATGAAACCGCTAAACCTTTTTGGATTTGTTTTGATAAACGGTTTAATTTCTTAACGCCATTACGTTCGTTTGCCATTTGATAATAAGCCAATAATTCTGTGATTTCATCTGCACGCTGAATTACATTGATTATCATTTTACTGATTAATGAATCGCCAGAATAAATTTTAGCCAATTCTACAACCAAAACTAATGGCACTGAACGCATATGCATTTCATTACGTGCATAAACTGCCAATTTTGCAACAAATACTGGATTACATTTTTTAATCAAGTTTTTGATTCGCTCTAAACGAGTTGTATCTTTTTCATAAAATGAAGCACTTAAGCTTGTTGTTACAACTGCCGCGTATAATTCGTATTCTGATGTTAAAGAAAAAGCCGGTGCATTTTCGTGATTAACTATATTGTTTTTCTCTTTTGCTAAAAAATTGAATTTCATAATTTCTGGTTTTTAAAATTAGACAATGGTTATTGTTTTATTTCTTGAGCAAAGATTTCAAAACTACTACGCAATTATTTTGCGCAGTAAAAAAAGAATTTTAAATTTGAGTAAAAAACAAGATGAATTTAGAGAAAATCTATTCTGAATTGCTCTCTAATATTGGCTTTTCAGCAAATGAAATTCAGCAAAACTGGTTGGATTTAGAAAAGGCATATTCCAAAAAATTAAGGCATTATCACAATCTCACGCATTTAAAAGAAATGATTGCCAGTTTTGAAACGTATCGTGATAAACTTCAAAATCCAAACGAAATATTATTTTCGATTTTCTATCATGATTTTGTGTATTCGGCTTCCAAAAAAGATAACGAACTTAAAAGTGCCGAATATGCTTTGTCTATTTTTACAGATGTTAAACCCGACAGGTTTTTAAAACCTGTCGGGTTTTCGGAATTTGATCGTCACTTGGTTTTTGACGCGATCTGCGCAACACAGCAACATCAACAAAATGCAATTGAAGATATTAATTGGTTAATCGATTTTGATTTGAAAATTCTAGCCAAAGATTGGGAAGATTATAAAATCTATTTTGAACAAATTAGAAAAGAATACCGCATCTATCCTGATTTTCTATACAAACCTGGACGTGCAAAAGCGTTGAAGCATTTTTTGGAGAATGAGTTTAT from Flavobacterium sp. KACC 22763 includes these protein-coding regions:
- a CDS encoding HD domain-containing protein, which encodes MNLEKIYSELLSNIGFSANEIQQNWLDLEKAYSKKLRHYHNLTHLKEMIASFETYRDKLQNPNEILFSIFYHDFVYSASKKDNELKSAEYALSIFTDVKPDRFLKPVGFSEFDRHLVFDAICATQQHQQNAIEDINWLIDFDLKILAKDWEDYKIYFEQIRKEYRIYPDFLYKPGRAKALKHFLENEFIFQTDEFRNLYEEKARINIEKEISLLM
- a CDS encoding TROVE domain-containing protein, whose product is MKFNFLAKEKNNIVNHENAPAFSLTSEYELYAAVVTTSLSASFYEKDTTRLERIKNLIKKCNPVFVAKLAVYARNEMHMRSVPLVLVVELAKIYSGDSLISKMIINVIQRADEITELLAYYQMANERNGVKKLNRLSKQIQKGLAVSFNKFDEYQFAKYNRDGAVKLKDALFLVHPKAKDEAQQTIFNKVVSNTLQTPYTWETELSQLGQIKFYNEFEKQKAFTQKWEELIDSGKIGYMALLRNLRNILEANVSGFHIQKVCDYLSNEKAVANSKQLPFRFLAAYREVKDLNFKYTSMVLDALEDAVMASSQNIKGFDVNTSVVIACDVSGSMQQPISPKSKVLLYDIGLMLGMLMQSRCKNVVSGMFGDRWKIINMPKRSILANVNEYYKREGEVGYATNGHLVLEDLISRKEIVDKVMLFTDVQMWNNAYTKDSFANSWNRYKSIAPNAKLYLFDLAGYGQSPINIEKNDVYLIAGWSDKVFDVLNALDDKSSALNYINRIEL